The Devosia sp. SD17-2 genome includes a region encoding these proteins:
- a CDS encoding 3-hydroxyacyl-CoA dehydrogenase NAD-binding domain-containing protein: MIAPQATDTKNWSFHTDLEKIGWLTINSPGPVNTLSREAIMELETLVARFEDLGRSGELVGVVLLSGKDSGFIAGADVSEFDAMSDFSVLPEALRRTHALFARIENMKIPVVAGIHGFCLGGGLELALACHYRIAVNDDKTRIGFPEVNLGIFPGFGGTGRSIRQAGPVDAMQIMLTGRMLRAGAARGMNLVDKLVRHRDMLRWEGRKAVLAHKKSSPAPFAKAIMGKPLLRDYVANKMRAEVGKKVKRQHYPAPYALIELFEKHGDDWQAMIRGEIDAFVPLMGSPTATNLRRVFFLSESLKKQGKKGTKFSRVHVIGAGVMGGDIAAWCAYRGMSVTLQDLDMARIQPALDRAKKLFQKRYKKKREVDTAMLRLTADPQGHGVARADVIIEAVVEKLEVKQSIFKGVEGKMKPGAIMATNTSSIELERIAEALQEPGRLIGLHFFNPVAQLPLVEVIRSTFNSDDAIAGGASFALAIGKSPVVVKSAPGFLVNRVLMPYMLGAVERVERGESKELLDAAAVAFGMPMGPIELMDTVGLDVGKSVATELGHAVPEGSKFARLIEAGKLGRKTGEGFYKWEKGKAIKGDPPEHADLAALGKELVKPLVDMTEIVVAEGVVANADLADVGVIMGTGFAPFTGGPMRARADGRA; the protein is encoded by the coding sequence ATGATCGCCCCACAGGCAACAGACACGAAGAACTGGAGCTTCCACACCGATCTCGAAAAGATCGGCTGGCTGACCATCAACTCGCCCGGGCCGGTCAATACGCTGAGCCGCGAAGCGATCATGGAGCTCGAAACGCTGGTGGCGCGCTTCGAGGATCTCGGCCGCTCAGGTGAGCTGGTGGGCGTGGTCCTGCTCTCGGGCAAGGATTCCGGCTTCATCGCCGGGGCCGATGTCTCCGAATTTGACGCAATGAGCGATTTCTCGGTGCTGCCCGAAGCGCTGCGCCGGACCCATGCGCTGTTCGCCCGCATCGAGAATATGAAGATCCCGGTGGTCGCGGGTATTCACGGCTTCTGCCTTGGCGGTGGGCTCGAGCTGGCGCTCGCCTGCCACTACCGCATTGCCGTCAATGACGACAAAACCCGCATCGGTTTCCCCGAAGTGAACCTCGGCATTTTCCCCGGCTTTGGCGGCACCGGCCGCTCGATCCGTCAGGCCGGGCCGGTCGATGCCATGCAGATCATGCTGACCGGCCGCATGCTGCGGGCGGGGGCAGCGCGGGGCATGAACCTCGTCGACAAGCTCGTCCGGCATCGCGACATGCTGCGCTGGGAGGGCCGCAAGGCCGTGCTCGCGCACAAGAAGTCGTCGCCCGCGCCCTTCGCCAAGGCGATCATGGGCAAGCCGCTCTTACGCGACTATGTCGCCAACAAGATGCGCGCCGAGGTCGGCAAGAAGGTCAAGCGCCAGCACTATCCGGCGCCCTATGCGCTGATCGAACTGTTCGAAAAGCACGGCGACGACTGGCAGGCGATGATCCGGGGCGAGATCGACGCCTTTGTGCCGCTGATGGGCTCGCCCACCGCCACCAATCTCCGGCGCGTGTTCTTCCTCTCCGAAAGCCTCAAAAAGCAGGGCAAGAAGGGCACCAAATTCTCGCGCGTCCATGTCATCGGCGCCGGCGTCATGGGCGGCGATATCGCCGCCTGGTGCGCCTATCGCGGCATGAGCGTGACCCTCCAGGATCTCGACATGGCGCGCATCCAGCCGGCGCTCGATCGGGCCAAGAAACTCTTCCAGAAGCGCTACAAGAAAAAGCGCGAAGTCGACACCGCCATGCTGCGCCTCACCGCCGACCCGCAGGGCCATGGCGTGGCCCGTGCCGATGTGATCATCGAGGCGGTGGTCGAGAAGCTCGAGGTCAAGCAGTCGATCTTCAAGGGCGTCGAAGGCAAGATGAAGCCCGGCGCGATCATGGCGACCAATACCTCGTCCATCGAGCTTGAACGCATCGCCGAGGCGCTGCAGGAGCCGGGCCGGCTGATCGGGCTGCATTTCTTCAATCCGGTGGCGCAGCTGCCGCTGGTGGAAGTAATCCGCTCGACCTTCAATTCTGACGACGCCATTGCGGGGGGCGCCAGCTTTGCTCTGGCCATCGGCAAATCGCCGGTTGTGGTGAAGTCGGCGCCGGGCTTCCTCGTCAACCGCGTACTCATGCCCTACATGCTGGGCGCGGTGGAGCGGGTGGAGCGCGGCGAGAGCAAGGAATTGCTCGATGCCGCCGCGGTGGCATTCGGCATGCCCATGGGGCCGATTGAGCTGATGGATACCGTCGGGCTCGATGTCGGCAAATCCGTGGCCACCGAACTGGGTCATGCGGTGCCCGAGGGCAGCAAGTTTGCCCGGCTGATCGAGGCCGGAAAGCTCGGCCGCAAGACCGGCGAAGGTTTTTACAAATGGGAAAAGGGCAAGGCGATCAAGGGCGATCCGCCGGAACACGCTGATCTCGCGGCACTCGGCAAGGAGCTGGTGAAGCCTCTGGTCGACATGACCGAGATCGTTGTTGCCGAGGGCGTGGTCGCTAATGCCGACCTCGCCGATGTGGGGGTGATCATGGGCACGGGCTTTGCGCCCTTCACCGGTGGTCCGATGCGCGCCCGCGCTGATGGCCGGGCATAA
- a CDS encoding D-amino acid dehydrogenase, producing MKVIVLGAGIIGTTSAYQLAKAGHEVVVIDRQPGPALETSFANAGEVSFGYCSPWAAPGIPRKAVKWLLMNHPPLVLRPKVDGAMIAWLLQMLANCNYKSYAINKSRMLRLADYSRICLAELRAETAISYDERMKGTVQLFRTQQQLDASAKDVKALAADGIPYEVLDRDGCIRQEPALAHARDKIVGGLLTPLDETGDCFKFTNALAEKAAALGVTFRYGTEVTGLDVEGGRVKGVITKTGREAADKVVVAMGSYTPLLLRKHGISLPVYPVKGYSMTIPITDESRAPVSTVLDESYKIAITRLGDRIRVGGMAEISGYTNDLGLARRRTLEHSVKDLFPGGDSATGSFWSGLRPMTPDGTPVIGPTKIDGLYLNTGHGTLGWTMSTGSARVIADLVSGKQPEIDATDLAISRY from the coding sequence ATGAAAGTCATCGTCCTGGGTGCCGGCATTATCGGCACGACCTCCGCCTATCAGCTGGCCAAGGCCGGCCATGAGGTCGTGGTCATCGACCGCCAGCCCGGCCCGGCGCTGGAAACCAGTTTTGCCAATGCCGGCGAAGTTTCGTTCGGCTATTGCTCGCCCTGGGCGGCGCCCGGCATTCCGCGCAAGGCGGTCAAGTGGCTCTTAATGAACCATCCGCCGCTGGTGCTGCGCCCCAAGGTGGACGGGGCGATGATCGCCTGGCTCCTGCAGATGCTGGCCAACTGCAATTATAAAAGCTACGCCATCAACAAGAGCCGCATGCTGCGGCTGGCCGATTACAGCCGGATTTGCCTGGCCGAACTGCGCGCGGAAACCGCCATCTCCTATGATGAGCGCATGAAGGGCACCGTCCAGCTCTTCCGCACCCAGCAGCAGCTCGACGCCTCGGCCAAGGACGTCAAGGCTTTGGCCGCCGATGGCATCCCCTATGAAGTGCTCGACCGCGACGGCTGCATCCGCCAGGAACCCGCGCTCGCCCATGCCCGCGACAAGATCGTTGGCGGCCTTCTTACGCCGCTCGACGAGACCGGGGACTGTTTCAAATTCACCAATGCGCTGGCCGAAAAGGCCGCCGCGCTGGGCGTGACCTTCCGCTATGGCACCGAAGTGACGGGGCTCGACGTCGAAGGCGGCCGGGTCAAGGGCGTCATCACCAAGACCGGTCGTGAGGCCGCTGATAAGGTCGTGGTGGCGATGGGCTCCTATACCCCGCTGCTCCTGCGCAAGCACGGGATTTCCCTGCCGGTCTATCCGGTCAAGGGCTATTCCATGACCATCCCGATCACCGACGAGAGCCGCGCCCCGGTCTCGACCGTGCTCGACGAAAGCTACAAGATCGCCATCACCCGGCTTGGCGACCGCATCCGTGTTGGTGGCATGGCCGAGATTTCCGGCTACACCAATGATCTCGGCCTTGCCCGCCGCCGTACGCTGGAGCATTCGGTCAAGGACCTTTTCCCCGGCGGCGACAGCGCCACCGGCAGTTTCTGGTCGGGCCTGCGTCCCATGACGCCCGATGGCACCCCGGTGATTGGTCCCACCAAAATTGACGGTCTCTATCTCAACACCGGCCACGGCACGCTCGGCTGGACCATGAGCACGGGGTCGGCCCGGGTCATCGCCGATCTCGTCAGCGGCAAACAGCCCGAGATCGACGCGACAGATCTGGCGATCTCGCGGTACTAG
- a CDS encoding Lrp/AsnC family transcriptional regulator — protein MPALDAIDTNILRLLRLNARMSNADIAQEVGLSPSACLRRIKLLETSGVIRGYTALIDTAKLASPIAVMINITLEKQTEEVFDRFESAVRRHPEIKECFLMTGGSDYHLRVEVETAGEFEHIHKNILSALPGVSRIHSSFSIRNVLARPVSRQGSSRSGANASRSS, from the coding sequence ATGCCCGCTCTTGATGCCATCGACACCAATATCCTGCGACTCCTGCGGCTCAATGCGCGCATGAGCAATGCCGATATCGCTCAGGAGGTCGGCCTTTCGCCCTCGGCCTGCCTGCGGCGCATCAAGCTGCTGGAAACCAGCGGGGTCATTCGCGGCTATACCGCGCTCATCGACACGGCAAAGCTGGCCTCGCCCATCGCCGTGATGATCAACATCACGCTCGAAAAGCAGACCGAGGAAGTGTTTGACCGGTTCGAAAGCGCCGTTCGCCGGCATCCCGAAATCAAGGAATGTTTCCTGATGACCGGTGGCTCAGATTATCACTTGCGGGTGGAGGTGGAGACTGCCGGGGAGTTCGAGCACATTCACAAGAACATCCTCTCCGCCCTGCCCGGCGTCTCGCGCATTCATTCGAGTTTTTCGATCCGCAACGTCCTCGCCCGCCCCGTCAGCCGACAGGGCAGTTCACGAAGCGGCGCGAACGCCTCCCGCTCGTCCTAG
- the alr gene encoding alanine racemase, protein MLDDNSGAAGADAIPAPGVLTVDLGAIRANYTRLREIAGSPVGAVVKANAYGLGAERISKALFDEGCRNFFVAHLGEALSLRSNLPEDATLYVLNGLLPGGEGVCAEAGIVPVLNSFEQIDAWAETAKGLGRNLPAVLQFDTGMSRLGIAPEERALAAERLRSAPIDIAFVMSHLASADEPSDAQNASQAAEMVQAAAAFGTENICFANSGGIFLGANFRGALARTGIALYGGATQNGGESPLRHAVELTLAVIQTRTVETGARIGYGGTHVAARPMRLATLAAGYADGLPRSLSDRGAVYCDGIRLPIVGRVSMDSMVVDISALAEGRLVLGSHVELLGSHQSMDDLARDAGTISYEILTGLGSRFARIYR, encoded by the coding sequence ATGCTTGATGATAATTCCGGAGCCGCGGGCGCCGATGCCATTCCTGCGCCGGGCGTGCTGACTGTCGATCTTGGTGCGATCCGCGCCAATTACACCCGTCTGCGCGAGATTGCCGGCAGCCCCGTGGGCGCGGTGGTCAAGGCCAATGCCTATGGGCTCGGGGCCGAGCGGATCTCAAAGGCTCTCTTCGATGAAGGCTGCCGCAATTTCTTCGTGGCCCATCTCGGGGAAGCGCTGAGCCTGCGCTCGAACCTGCCCGAAGATGCCACTCTCTATGTGCTCAATGGCCTGCTGCCGGGTGGCGAAGGCGTTTGCGCAGAAGCCGGCATTGTCCCCGTGCTCAATTCGTTCGAGCAGATCGACGCCTGGGCCGAAACGGCCAAGGGACTTGGTCGCAATCTGCCCGCCGTGCTGCAATTTGATACCGGCATGTCGCGCCTTGGCATTGCGCCGGAGGAGCGCGCCCTTGCGGCCGAGCGTCTCCGCAGTGCCCCGATCGACATTGCCTTCGTCATGAGCCATCTGGCCTCTGCCGACGAGCCCAGTGACGCCCAGAACGCCAGCCAGGCTGCCGAAATGGTTCAGGCCGCCGCCGCGTTCGGCACGGAAAACATCTGTTTTGCCAATTCGGGCGGGATTTTCCTTGGCGCCAATTTCCGCGGCGCACTCGCCCGCACCGGCATCGCCCTTTATGGCGGGGCGACGCAGAACGGCGGCGAAAGCCCCCTGCGCCACGCGGTGGAGCTGACCCTCGCCGTTATCCAGACCCGCACTGTCGAAACGGGTGCCCGCATTGGTTATGGCGGCACCCATGTCGCCGCGCGCCCGATGCGGCTCGCGACCCTGGCCGCAGGCTATGCCGATGGCCTGCCGCGCAGCCTTTCGGACCGGGGCGCCGTCTATTGCGACGGCATCCGCCTGCCCATTGTCGGACGCGTTTCCATGGACAGCATGGTGGTCGATATCTCGGCCCTGGCCGAAGGCCGGCTGGTGCTGGGCAGCCATGTCGAGCTCCTGGGCTCGCATCAGAGCATGGATGATCTGGCGCGCGACGCGGGCACCATATCCTACGAAATCCTAACCGGACTGGGCTCGCGCTTCGCCCGGATCTATCGATAA
- a CDS encoding acetyl-CoA C-acetyltransferase, translated as MTELKRVAIVGSARIPFARGNTAYADETNLSMLATTLGGLADKFGLKGEKVDEVIAGAVINHSRDFNLAREALLDAGLSPRTPGTTMQIACGTSLQAALVLAGKIASGQIDSGIAAGSDTVSDSPIVFGPKFQHRLLAANQAKTGGQKFKTMTKGFSFGELAPVAPSVNEPRTGLSMGQHAELMAREWGITRADQDALAAASHRNAAKAYEEGFHDDLLVPCAGLVRDNNVRADSTIEKLSTLKPSFDKKSGLGTLTAGNSTPLTDGAAGVLLASEDWAKARGLPIQAYLTLGRVAGNDFAHGEGLLMAPTIAVSEMLERAGLGFADIDYFELHEAFAAQVLCTLKAWNDPTYCKDVLGRDSVMGTIDPEKINVKGSSLAYGHPFAATGARILGLTAKLLDGEVNKRALISVCTAGGMGVAALVESAL; from the coding sequence ATGACTGAACTCAAGCGCGTTGCCATTGTTGGCTCGGCCCGTATTCCCTTTGCCCGCGGCAACACCGCCTATGCCGATGAAACCAATCTCTCCATGCTGGCCACCACCCTCGGCGGGCTGGCTGATAAGTTCGGCCTCAAGGGCGAGAAGGTGGATGAGGTCATCGCCGGGGCGGTGATCAACCATTCCCGCGATTTCAACCTCGCCCGCGAGGCGCTGCTGGACGCGGGTCTCTCGCCCCGCACGCCCGGCACGACCATGCAGATCGCCTGCGGCACGAGCCTGCAGGCGGCGCTGGTGCTGGCCGGCAAGATTGCCTCGGGCCAGATCGACAGCGGTATCGCCGCCGGCTCCGACACGGTTTCGGACAGCCCGATTGTCTTTGGCCCGAAATTCCAGCATCGCCTGCTGGCGGCCAATCAGGCCAAGACCGGTGGCCAGAAGTTCAAGACAATGACCAAGGGCTTTTCCTTTGGCGAACTGGCCCCGGTGGCCCCCTCGGTCAACGAGCCGCGCACCGGCCTCTCCATGGGCCAGCACGCCGAGTTGATGGCGCGCGAATGGGGCATTACCCGCGCCGATCAGGATGCGCTGGCCGCTGCCAGCCATCGCAATGCGGCAAAGGCCTATGAAGAAGGCTTCCACGACGATCTGCTCGTGCCCTGCGCGGGGCTGGTGCGTGACAACAATGTGCGCGCCGACTCCACCATTGAAAAGCTGTCGACCCTAAAGCCTTCCTTCGACAAGAAGAGCGGGCTCGGCACGCTGACGGCCGGCAATTCGACGCCGCTGACCGATGGCGCGGCGGGTGTGCTGCTCGCGAGCGAAGACTGGGCCAAGGCGCGGGGCCTGCCGATCCAGGCCTATCTGACGCTGGGGCGCGTTGCCGGCAATGATTTTGCCCATGGCGAGGGCCTGCTCATGGCGCCGACCATTGCCGTCTCCGAAATGCTGGAGCGAGCCGGGCTCGGTTTTGCAGACATCGACTATTTTGAGCTGCACGAGGCTTTTGCCGCGCAGGTTCTGTGTACGCTGAAGGCCTGGAACGACCCGACCTATTGCAAGGATGTGCTCGGCCGCGACAGCGTGATGGGCACGATCGACCCCGAAAAGATCAATGTGAAGGGCTCGAGCCTTGCTTATGGCCACCCCTTTGCGGCGACCGGCGCGCGTATCCTCGGGCTGACGGCAAAACTGCTCGATGGCGAGGTTAACAAGCGCGCACTGATTTCCGTGTGCACGGCGGGTGGCATGGGCGTCGCGGCGCTGGTAGAAAGCGCGCTATGA